The Bdellovibrionales bacterium genome segment TCTCATGTTTTGCTCCACAATCGGTGGAAATATTTTGAGCCATCTAAATCTTGCGTCTGAGCCAGAAGGAATTCCAGTTGCTGTCGGTGTTTCATAACCAATACCAAATCGCGAACCAAAGTAGATCGCAACATATCCAACATCAGAAACATAGCCTTGACCCGCCGGTGCCGCTAAGTCTGCCTTGCCATCCCAGTCGCCGTAAGGGGCACCAATCCCAATATCGTCATATCCATCTCCATTGATATCGCCCAAAAAGGCGACCGAATAACCAAACAGATCTCCTGAGGAATAGGGATAACTGCTTACAAATGCGCCGCCAAGGACAGCCGAGGGCCACAGGGAGTGATCAGGCCACAGCCTGACTGGCGAACACGTGGCATCTTCGGCCAAGCCATCACAGGTTTCCACATTCTCAGGCATATCTGATAAATGTGCCGATCTAGCCAGACCATTGCGACCACCGAAAAAGACATAACTTCGACCCACCCTGTACCCACTGTAATATTCATAGGGAGCGCCAACGATTAAATCCTCGCAAGAATAGAGGCCCAGTTTATCGCCATTTAAATTTCCACCGCTTGCGAGACTAAAGCCAAATTGTGAATTGGCTCCGAGATCATCAAAAGTGATAATTTGGGGATCCTTTCCGGGATTGAGTGGAGTGAGGCTTGGGGGGATATTGGTCTTCAACTCATAGGTCGTATCTGGCTTTCGATAGGAATAATATACGGCAACTGCACCGGCAGTGCTGACACTCACTCCATAGCCAGCCAAAGAAGCCTGGGACATTCCAACAGCCAGATCTGCATAGCCATCACAATTGAAGTCTCCGCTCGCCATCGCATTCCCAAGTTTAGCCATCCCACCACCGACGCTGCTAATCGGGGGAGAGTCAATTTTAACAGACTGACCCTTCACATAAGTCGATAGGCCTGAGATCTTATATGTTTCATCGATTGTGCCATCGCCATAATGCACCTCCAAACTCAAATTCTCCACGGGACCAGGATCTAGGGAGACTCCACTCATAATCAGAGTTCCAGCGCCAATAAGGGGATCTGACACAAGGTTCCCATCCCGTTTTAAAACAGATGAATAGTTTTCAGACCGAAACAACGAGTTAATGACCGGAGTTACTTTCACGAAGGGCAAAGTTCCTATGCTTATTGAATTTAAAAGATATGTTGGACTTGGAAACGAAGCGGGAGTCTGATGACTTAAAACAGCAGTCGTGCGTTCAACGACTTTATCTGCATAAAGTGCATGAACAGAAAAGTAATATTTAGTCGCACCCGACAGACCCTTAAACGTATAGTTCTGTCCGCTGGAGCTCACATAATTAGTTGTCCAGTTACTGGTATTGCTCGCTGAAGGAGCCACATCTTTCGTATAAAATATTTGAAATTCAGCATTGTAGGAATAATTCCACTTAACGATGGGATTGCCATCCGGATCAACAGCGATTTCAGATATACCTTTAAATACGGGCCAAGTTGTTGTTGAAACCTCTTTATCTCCTCCCTGAGTCCCCCCTCCGGCACTTTCCCCTATGACCTTAAAGGAATAGGAGCTCTCCGGAATCAAGGACCCAATAGTGGCTCCTTCAAACACTTGCTCCACCAAAGGTTCAGATTGAAAATCCGAATAAACCTTATATCTCATATAAGCAGCATTGTTGATCCAGCTTACTTTAATTGAATAGGGAGAAAGAGCTTCGACATCTCTGACCCCCGTAAAATCCTTGCTCACCGATCCACTTTTCACTCCGTCTTTACAAGACGTGAGTAAGGCGCACACAAGTACCAAAAGCATCCGCGCGGAAAGTGTCGTGAGATAATTTATTCTAAGCAAATCACGTTCAAACATATTAATCCCATTAATAAATTACGTAAATGATCCCCACAGAATAAGCCAATCCGCTCGGGTGAGTCCTTCCAAATCCTCCGAATAAAATGTCCTCAACCCCGTCTCCATTTAAATCTCCAGAAGAATTTCCTGACATCCAGGTGTGTTCATATGCTTCTCTATTGGGAAGATAAAACTGAAAGGGATTACAAACCCCACCCGACCCCACATAACATTGCGGAGAAGTTGAAGGTTGCGCAAGGGCCTGTAAGCCAAGATCAGATCCAAAATAAATGATGCCATAACCTGTTTCGATCAAAGTTAATTCTTCGTTGTAGTCGCCAGCGGCCACATTAACAAAAAGATCAAAAAAGCCATCCTGGTTAAAATCTCCAGCAGAAGAGAGGCCATAGCCAAAGCCATCGCCAGAGCTAACTGAGAGTGGTTGCAAAATCTGAGGCCAAGGCTGGGCGACATCAATGTGAGCCTTGTTCAGCGGATTTGCGGGAGCCATCGTCCAATAGTCGGTGGCGGCAAGTGTGCTGGGTCCCCAAAATGCACCCTTGGTATCCACCAGCCCACCATAAAATACATAGACATATCCTGGTTCAGATCCCGGGGACGACACGGCCAGATCAGGAAAATCATCGCCATTAACATCACCCATCTGCGCCAGATTGTATCCAAAGCGGTGGCCCGCATAATAGGGAACCAAGGTCTGAAGAGACTTTGGACTCAGACCTCTTGTTGTGCCCTTAAATAGATAAACTCTCCCCGAATTAGCGCTGTATCCGTTATCGCCAACAAGAAGCTCATCGAATTCCTCCCCCTGGGCCTCTTCGATTGAGGAAAAGCCAAGGATACCAAACCCAAAGTCAGTGGCGTTTCCTTCGGGGCTTACGATCAACTGAACCTTGCAAATGGGATCTACGCCACCCGCGCAAGGATCGACGGCCACAACATCGACAGTTGTAGTCCCCGAGCCCGTGTCGACGGTCACCCTGCCGTTAGATCGATTGGTCTGAGGACCGTTGGCCCCTCCGTAAACGATAGCCACAGAACCACGGTTTGTCCCTCCGTACAGACCACTGATACCAGCGGCCGAAAGTGCCGCATTTTGATCTGATGGTAAAGCAAAGCCACCAGTCGTGGCGATGGCCATATCGCTGTAGCCATCACCATTGAAATCACCATAGCCAACGGACTGATTGCTCGCATCATAGGTGCCAGTCACAGTAGGCAAACCAAAAACTTGATCAAACCGAAGGGTAACAGACGCGCCACCAAAACCTTTGCCAAAAATCAGAGGATTTTTTCCAGTTGGTGAGATTTGCGGCACAGCAGAAGAAATCAGTCCGGCGAAGGATCCGTAGAAAATATAGCTACCGCTATTTCCAAAAATCAAAATATCATCATAGGCGTCACCGTTAACGCTGCCAATACGATGAAAATTAAATCCAAAAGATGAATCGTCCTCATAGCTAATCAATTTCGGACCTAAATCAATCGGAAATAAGCTTGGAGCTGGAGTCGAAATGAGCCCCGCAATCGAGCCATAGAATAAAACCAGAGAAGTTTTTCCCTGCGAGTCAAGATAGGTCAAAACATCATCGTATCCATCGCCATTTACATCTCCAACAACCTTGGCCCTTTCAAATTTGTAGTTCAATTCCTTGCTAAAATTAGGATTTATCTTTTTATCAACATTATTTACGCTCGCGCCAAATGTACCACTTGATAAAAACAGGAAGGCTGCGCCATTTCCTGATACGATTTGGGAGTCTTGAGGTGCTGAGGAAATCACATCTCCCGTCCCGTCGCCATTAAAGTCACCGCCAACAATACCTCCCAACGAAAAATAGGCCCCTTTGTTGAGATCGCTGGGATACATCATCGAAGGACCGAATGGGCTCACCCCTCCCGAGTACCAGGTACAAGAGGAAAGGCAGTTACTCAAAGTATTGTCAGAGGCCTGTGTCTGAGTTACCTGAGAACCTCCATCAATTCCAAACGTCGAGATGTCAGCGCGATAAACGTAGAGGGCCCCCGCATCGACGAGCGTTCCAGACCCACCTGAACTCAGGACATCTCGATAAGGCGCCCCGACAGCCAAAGATGGTATCCCTCGGCCGGTATCTTCAAAATCGTCGATCACTCCAAGTGTATAACCAAAATGTGAATTTGCTTGGGCAGGCGTATTGTATAGCACCTGGTGTTCGCAATGCTTAAGTGGGCCTGTCGTTACATTGTTATTTTGGGGATTGCAAGGCACTGTATTTCGAGCCGTCACCTGATGCTTTTTTGAAGCGGCCGCGAGAATTCCCTGAATTCCACCCAAATCATGATCGTCCGACTGAGGCGTCATATAATATCCATAGACAGAGCCAGCGTTCGTGACGGCGGATACGGTCGCATAGGGAGCTCCCACAAATATCGCTCCTGCAATTGAGGGCAGCGGCGGCACACTCCCCACGGCATTATCCAATGGATAGCCATTCATGTTTTCGGCACCCACAAGACTGGAGCCATATCTGGCATTGAGGCCATATAACTCAGAGTGAACAGTCTCCTCACAAGTCCAGTCATAAATTTTTTGTTTGTCTGGCTTTGTTCCATCAGAATTCAAAGGTAATTTTGCCTTGCAAGTGACAATAGATCCTTGATTACTCATTCTCAACGGGACTCCAATCACGAGGTCATCGCACTTGCCAAAATCAAAGCCATAGCCGTCAATCGGACCTAAAGGTCGATAACTGTAAGCACTAATGCCCTTATTGCAGTTCCTAGAATTATAAGCTGTCGTAAGGGCACTGGAAAAACTATCTTCGCCCGGCTCCCCATTAAAAACATTCCCATCAATGAGAGATCCTGCGCTGATGTCGCTCGCTAAAATAAAGTCAAATGCCTTTGACGAAGTTTGTGGATACAATCCCTGACTCGACCCTCGAAAAACATAAACAACACCTGTGCTGGCTTGAATCGCTCCCACAGCAAGGTCATCAAAGCCATCATTGTTGAAGTCACCAAAAGTGAGGGCCCTTCCAAATGAGCCAGTGCCAGAAACAGACAATCTAACGGACCTGCAGCTGTTGGATACCGCATCGCAAGTGAGTTCATTGACACCAAAATTGTTACTCCCGGACCCAGCTACCAATCCAGAAGTCGGATCGCCAAAGGCCACAAATACTTGATTCAAGGAATTGGAAAATGCCAGATCCTCGCACTTTTTGATTTTGCTTAAATTGGGAGTTCCCGCAAATGTCGAAAACAAGGTGTCGCAGAGTCCGCCATAGGACGAAGATCCATCACGATAAAAGCAATCACCGTTCGCATTTCCAACTGCCATATGTTCACCGAGTTGAGTCGACGAAACGGTCACGGGAAAATAAACAAGTTGTGGATTCGGAAATGTCGCAGTGGCACTGGGAGCTACTGATGTATTGAGAGTTGGAGGGGGATCAACAATTCCTAAAACAGGATCCAAATAAGGAGGAGGATCATATGTGTAGTAAATGACAAGGCTTCCCATTGTATCAAAATGCTGCTGGTCAATAACCGGTGTGGAATCCGGCGCACTCACCGCAAGATCGGGAAAGCCATCGCAGTTAAAGTCCCCGCGCGCCAGAACCTGGCCGAAGCTCTGCAGTCCCTTTCCTCCGCCCAGCAAGGGAGGAGATATCTCGTGAAAAGATGAACTGGTCTTCATATTTCTTATTGAACTAAATGCCCCTCCTGCCTGCCCCACCACAACCTCAGAGCGCGCCTGAGCCCCCGCTTGATTTTTTATGGTCGCATAATATTTGTGTTGGCCCACAGGTATAGCACTAAAGGATTTAAAGGGCCCATTGCCAATGCGAGATGCAATTTTTTGATTACTCGACAATTCAAAGAGATCTATGAGGTAAGTCGCATCTCCACCAATTGCCGTAAACCAAGGATAACTGCCTGGAATTCCTTCATGCATAGAAATAGATGGCAGATTATTTAAATCGCTAGAGGTGACCCCACATTGAGTCGAAGCTGATAAAGCGCTGCTATCTGAGGTCAAGGGTTCTTTGGTCCCGTCCAAGTAGACCGCCTGGACAAAAAAGCAATAGTTCGTTCCGCCGTTCAAGCCTGTAACAGATGCAAGATTGCTTCCAGTCACTCTGAGGGCA includes the following:
- a CDS encoding FG-GAP repeat protein: MFERDLLRINYLTTLSARMLLVLVCALLTSCKDGVKSGSVSKDFTGVRDVEALSPYSIKVSWINNAAYMRYKVYSDFQSEPLVEQVFEGATIGSLIPESSYSFKVIGESAGGGTQGGDKEVSTTTWPVFKGISEIAVDPDGNPIVKWNYSYNAEFQIFYTKDVAPSASNTSNWTTNYVSSSGQNYTFKGLSGATKYYFSVHALYADKVVERTTAVLSHQTPASFPSPTYLLNSISIGTLPFVKVTPVINSLFRSENYSSVLKRDGNLVSDPLIGAGTLIMSGVSLDPGPVENLSLEVHYGDGTIDETYKISGLSTYVKGQSVKIDSPPISSVGGGMAKLGNAMASGDFNCDGYADLAVGMSQASLAGYGVSVSTAGAVAVYYSYRKPDTTYELKTNIPPSLTPLNPGKDPQIITFDDLGANSQFGFSLASGGNLNGDKLGLYSCEDLIVGAPYEYYSGYRVGRSYVFFGGRNGLARSAHLSDMPENVETCDGLAEDATCSPVRLWPDHSLWPSAVLGGAFVSSYPYSSGDLFGYSVAFLGDINGDGYDDIGIGAPYGDWDGKADLAAPAGQGYVSDVGYVAIYFGSRFGIGYETPTATGIPSGSDARFRWLKIFPPIVEQNMRFGSSIAGGGDVDGYYRVRNANGKSYGGSDFVVGAPGFSYSNPQVGLFPFNGSQGISPAGGGWTRTAGSYANATNAWGMNQGGTSTGISFLYFGRGMSSLPTGGDVDKPYRSNYWSCQERGMISKRDHYSCLTNSSSFRVLFPRIANSVGFGTAVLIAGNQSRYDENNTILTSFKDPNRDGFSEVLVSAPYGDSANTDVGHLWQFFGNGGRLFEGIDFKGVAVGGDSGPDGDFRINDPACVDFTNHALISNQMACAPTVLRSDSIATSTQMGSSGGAFVASDISGDGLLDIVVGAPNDSTKGAGSGAIYVYRSAPNIGVTSVFSKLYSEQGDSDDRLGTSVASGNFNGDFGASVSLIDIAVGAPGDEAHRPGAGMIHLFNTANGTTLPAIRSESDLKLSDDLATLSDYLYYRTQIVGDLNGDGYDDAVGRMIKISSAGVRTLDAIVYYGSKLGLVTTELCRSNPSKIFLPGSENLSSCYPAVNQSISSTKTGIRLPQLILKPNNVSDLWVSRALPVGDVNGDSFDDVAFIDTSSSLIIYYGTGGDFKLSPIPLGFPT
- a CDS encoding FG-GAP repeat protein translates to MGTYFRCLDLGTWRFVIVAAGVLTGLMATGCKKVGYQSGTVVPSFSGIEKAIVLSPTSVKLTWTQSSRYSEFRVYRAGVSQPLSTEQFSEKIVTDLLPASTYQFSVTGFNALELEEEGLDNFTEVKTFNTFTGLSSGSVSVQSSTRINLTWTLTDPSVSYDVFYKEFTGTWNFSSAALRVTGSNLASVTGLNGGTNYCFFVQAVYLDGTKEPLTSDSSALSASTQCGVTSSDLNNLPSISMHEGIPGSYPWFTAIGGDATYLIDLFELSSNQKIASRIGNGPFKSFSAIPVGQHKYYATIKNQAGAQARSEVVVGQAGGAFSSIRNMKTSSSFHEISPPLLGGGKGLQSFGQVLARGDFNCDGFPDLAVSAPDSTPVIDQQHFDTMGSLVIYYTYDPPPYLDPVLGIVDPPPTLNTSVAPSATATFPNPQLVYFPVTVSSTQLGEHMAVGNANGDCFYRDGSSSYGGLCDTLFSTFAGTPNLSKIKKCEDLAFSNSLNQVFVAFGDPTSGLVAGSGSNNFGVNELTCDAVSNSCRSVRLSVSGTGSFGRALTFGDFNNDGFDDLAVGAIQASTGVVYVFRGSSQGLYPQTSSKAFDFILASDISAGSLIDGNVFNGEPGEDSFSSALTTAYNSRNCNKGISAYSYRPLGPIDGYGFDFGKCDDLVIGVPLRMSNQGSIVTCKAKLPLNSDGTKPDKQKIYDWTCEETVHSELYGLNARYGSSLVGAENMNGYPLDNAVGSVPPLPSIAGAIFVGAPYATVSAVTNAGSVYGYYMTPQSDDHDLGGIQGILAAASKKHQVTARNTVPCNPQNNNVTTGPLKHCEHQVLYNTPAQANSHFGYTLGVIDDFEDTGRGIPSLAVGAPYRDVLSSGGSGTLVDAGALYVYRADISTFGIDGGSQVTQTQASDNTLSNCLSSCTWYSGGVSPFGPSMMYPSDLNKGAYFSLGGIVGGDFNGDGTGDVISSAPQDSQIVSGNGAAFLFLSSGTFGASVNNVDKKINPNFSKELNYKFERAKVVGDVNGDGYDDVLTYLDSQGKTSLVLFYGSIAGLISTPAPSLFPIDLGPKLISYEDDSSFGFNFHRIGSVNGDAYDDILIFGNSGSYIFYGSFAGLISSAVPQISPTGKNPLIFGKGFGGASVTLRFDQVFGLPTVTGTYDASNQSVGYGDFNGDGYSDMAIATTGGFALPSDQNAALSAAGISGLYGGTNRGSVAIVYGGANGPQTNRSNGRVTVDTGSGTTTVDVVAVDPCAGGVDPICKVQLIVSPEGNATDFGFGILGFSSIEEAQGEEFDELLVGDNGYSANSGRVYLFKGTTRGLSPKSLQTLVPYYAGHRFGYNLAQMGDVNGDDFPDLAVSSPGSEPGYVYVFYGGLVDTKGAFWGPSTLAATDYWTMAPANPLNKAHIDVAQPWPQILQPLSVSSGDGFGYGLSSAGDFNQDGFFDLFVNVAAGDYNEELTLIETGYGIIYFGSDLGLQALAQPSTSPQCYVGSGGVCNPFQFYLPNREAYEHTWMSGNSSGDLNGDGVEDILFGGFGRTHPSGLAYSVGIIYVIY